The proteins below come from a single Dinghuibacter silviterrae genomic window:
- a CDS encoding tyrosine-protein phosphatase codes for MFSLIKRKAPVPLFPFGTDMHSHLLPGVDDGASGVEASLGLIAGLRALGYRSLVTTPHVYSELYPNTPATLAPAFATLQEALTTSEIPLRYAAEYFLDDYVDALLQDKNPLLCIYENWVLVETSFVQAPLDLDRRLFDVQLAGYKPILAHPERYPYWHLDRSKYHDFREKGLLLQVNLLSLTGYYGKAVADTARYLVKEEMVDLVGTDCHHERHIAALQKGAGDILRILEPLVRKDKLLNNHIF; via the coding sequence ATGTTTAGCTTGATTAAGCGCAAGGCTCCTGTACCTCTGTTCCCTTTTGGAACGGATATGCATTCCCATCTTCTTCCAGGCGTGGATGACGGAGCCTCCGGTGTGGAGGCATCGCTGGGGCTGATCGCCGGCTTGCGCGCGCTGGGCTACCGGTCGCTGGTGACGACCCCCCATGTGTATAGCGAGCTGTATCCCAATACACCGGCCACGCTGGCGCCTGCCTTTGCGACATTGCAAGAAGCCCTTACGACATCGGAAATCCCCTTGCGGTACGCCGCGGAATATTTCCTCGATGACTATGTGGATGCGCTGTTGCAGGACAAAAACCCCCTGTTGTGTATATACGAGAACTGGGTGCTGGTGGAAACCTCCTTTGTCCAAGCGCCCCTGGACCTCGACCGTCGTTTATTCGATGTCCAGCTGGCCGGTTATAAACCGATCCTGGCGCATCCGGAGCGTTACCCTTATTGGCACCTGGACCGCTCGAAATACCATGACTTCAGAGAAAAAGGACTATTGCTCCAGGTAAACCTCCTGTCGCTGACGGGTTATTACGGCAAAGCCGTGGCGGACACAGCCAGGTACCTGGTGAAAGAGGAAATGGTCGACCTGGTGGGTACCGATTGCCACCATGAACGTCATATAGCGGCGTTACAGAAGGGCGCCGGGGACATCCTCCGGATCCTGGAGCCCCTGGTGCGCAAAGACAAGCTCCTGAACAACCACATTTTTTAG
- the idi gene encoding isopentenyl-diphosphate Delta-isomerase: MQQVVLVDELDREVGVMEKLEAHRKALLHRAFSVFIFNARGAMLLQKRAAGKYHSGGLWTNACCSHPAPGETVLEAGERRLREELGFSTPLTKAFDFIYKTAFDNGLTEYEFDHVFIGVYDGPVWPDPTEVDDYQWVGLEELKTDLDVRPGNYTEWFKIALQAFLGRAPLDFLPKG; encoded by the coding sequence ATGCAGCAAGTCGTTCTGGTCGATGAACTCGACCGTGAGGTAGGTGTCATGGAAAAACTGGAGGCCCACCGGAAGGCGCTCCTTCACCGGGCGTTCAGCGTTTTTATCTTTAATGCGCGGGGGGCGATGTTGCTGCAAAAACGGGCGGCCGGGAAATATCATTCGGGGGGGTTATGGACCAATGCCTGTTGCAGCCACCCGGCTCCGGGTGAAACGGTATTGGAGGCTGGAGAACGTAGGTTACGGGAGGAGCTTGGCTTTTCGACGCCGCTGACCAAAGCGTTTGATTTCATCTACAAGACTGCATTCGACAACGGTCTTACCGAATACGAATTCGATCATGTTTTTATAGGCGTATATGATGGGCCTGTATGGCCAGACCCGACAGAAGTAGACGACTACCAGTGGGTCGGTTTGGAGGAGCTTAAGACCGATCTGGACGTTAGGCCCGGTAATTATACCGAATGGTTCAAGATCGCTCTTCAGGCCTTTTTGGGGCGGGCGCCCTTGGACTTCTTACCGAAAGGCTGA
- a CDS encoding MarR family winged helix-turn-helix transcriptional regulator: MIPQNTNATLIHQFLEVADRLRQIGDKVGKQEGITTQQWVILLHLAGDDNMTYLQNNKQEKPLMAKELAEALHTSRANITNLVNVLIGKKLVIQVADNLDRRRKRLRLSSEGSKVVRRLEKHRNQYNDWLLTGFDEKEKLHIIKFMKSFMTTFDQPFGKKSKGARPKKA, from the coding sequence ATGATACCGCAGAATACGAATGCCACGCTCATCCACCAGTTCTTGGAAGTTGCAGACAGGCTCAGGCAGATTGGAGACAAAGTGGGGAAGCAGGAAGGGATCACTACCCAACAATGGGTTATCCTGCTTCACCTTGCCGGTGACGACAACATGACCTATCTCCAAAACAATAAACAGGAAAAACCGTTGATGGCGAAGGAGCTTGCGGAAGCATTGCATACCTCCCGCGCCAATATCACCAACCTCGTCAACGTATTGATCGGCAAAAAGCTGGTCATCCAGGTTGCGGATAATCTCGATCGGCGGCGCAAACGGCTCCGGTTATCCTCCGAGGGGTCAAAGGTCGTCCGGCGGTTGGAAAAACACCGGAATCAATACAACGACTGGTTGCTAACCGGTTTTGACGAAAAGGAGAAGCTGCACATCATCAAGTTCATGAAAAGTTTCATGACAACTTTCGATCAGCCTTTCGGTAAGAAGTCCAAGGGCGCCCGCCCCAAAAAGGCCTGA
- a CDS encoding MarC family protein, with amino-acid sequence MTWNLKEILTITFTLFAVIDILGSIPLLISFKAKMGDINAAKATVISGALMLLFFFGGAEFLSILGVDIHSFAVGGSIVIFLLGLEMVLGLEFFKSEGDVHSGTIVPIAFPLIAGSGTLTTIMSLKANFDKTNILVGILINLIIVYVVLKLLPQLERLLGKSGLIAIRKFFGVILLAIAVKIFGSNIIAFGK; translated from the coding sequence ATGACCTGGAACCTCAAAGAGATCCTCACCATTACTTTTACCCTTTTTGCCGTCATCGACATCCTGGGGTCCATCCCGCTGTTGATCTCCTTCAAGGCAAAAATGGGGGACATAAACGCTGCAAAGGCCACGGTCATTTCGGGGGCGCTCATGCTGTTGTTCTTTTTCGGAGGGGCGGAATTCCTTTCCATCCTGGGCGTAGACATCCACTCCTTTGCCGTCGGGGGCTCCATCGTGATCTTCCTGCTCGGGCTGGAAATGGTGCTGGGCCTGGAATTCTTCAAAAGCGAGGGCGACGTTCACTCCGGGACCATCGTCCCCATCGCCTTCCCCCTGATCGCAGGGTCGGGGACCCTGACCACGATCATGTCGTTGAAGGCGAATTTCGACAAGACCAACATCCTGGTAGGAATTTTAATTAACCTTATTATCGTATATGTTGTGTTAAAATTGCTACCACAGCTCGAACGCCTGTTAGGGAAAAGCGGGCTCATCGCCATTCGTAAATTCTTCGGGGTCATTTTGCTGGCGATCGCCGTGAAGATCTTTGGCAGTAATATCATCGCTTTTGGAAAGTAA
- the cobC gene encoding alpha-ribazole phosphatase family protein — translation MTVYLIRHTAPEVPEGTCYGQTDVPLKNTFDHEVENLRNRLRIEVARVVSSPLSRCRSLAQRLWPLQTIETADALKELHFGDWENRAWQDLAGPALDRWMSDFVHERVPNGESYRDLYERCSGWWDEQIGGNRGTQTGHRQAAKNDPAAIVTHAGPLRALLCHVCKTPLEAAFGAYPVPYGAVYQLEEETGHWTARLL, via the coding sequence ATGACCGTTTACCTGATCCGTCATACCGCACCCGAGGTCCCGGAAGGGACCTGTTATGGACAAACCGACGTGCCCTTGAAGAACACGTTCGACCATGAAGTGGAAAACTTGCGCAACCGATTGCGCATCGAGGTCGCACGTGTCGTCAGCAGTCCACTAAGCCGTTGCCGGTCATTGGCACAGCGCCTCTGGCCGCTACAGACCATCGAGACCGCCGACGCGCTAAAAGAGCTACACTTCGGTGACTGGGAAAACCGCGCCTGGCAAGACCTCGCAGGTCCCGCGCTGGACCGGTGGATGTCGGATTTCGTCCACGAACGCGTGCCCAACGGAGAAAGCTATCGCGACCTTTACGAGCGTTGCAGCGGCTGGTGGGACGAGCAAATCGGCGGTAACCGGGGTACGCAAACCGGCCACAGGCAGGCCGCGAAGAATGACCCCGCGGCCATCGTGACCCACGCCGGCCCCCTCCGCGCCCTCCTCTGCCACGTCTGCAAAACCCCGTTGGAAGCGGCTTTCGGGGCCTATCCCGTCCCTTACGGCGCGGTATACCAGTTGGAAGAAGAAACCGGTCACTGGACCGCCCGATTATTGTAA